In the genome of Bombus terrestris unplaced genomic scaffold, iyBomTerr1.2, whole genome shotgun sequence, one region contains:
- the LOC105667073 gene encoding uncharacterized protein LOC105667073: MVLQRDFYVDDVLTGADTKNEAQSLRTELIELLKLAGLNIRKWAANDRELLRGLSEQDINDKLLLGESQTFKTLGVVWNSFDDSILYSVKINPTASRITKRTISSEIAKIYDPLGLLAPVIVRAKMLLQRLWTLKLDWDESLPADVHTEWSKYYSQLPLLNNVKFPRKTIIKTAAEIELHGFCDASERAYGACVYLRTITPDGHVWTRLLTARSKVAPLKSQTIPRLELSGALLLASLATTVLQALPSNISRTVYWTDSTIVLHWINTSPHTLKTFVANRVTEIQQKTHTSDWRHIPTTDNPADLISRGQSPQDFLRSTIWQHGPEWLQQPEKYWPSWNPSTGEIFFLAQADKNCRSLPPMEAKTGSGGPLTTHDLTNAHNKLVKLLQLCYFPDEIRTLRTDRNSAVKGKLQRLNPFLDKDEILRVGGRLSHSPMPFTQKHPIILPKSSVTALIIEHEHLLNLHSGTQATLYALRRSYWPIDGRSQVWSTLKKCVRCCRANPPPVEYVMGDLPAARITESRPFTNVGIDYCGPFYIKERKDRNRRKIKVYVAIFVCLAVKAVHLELVTDLTSEAFIAALRRFIARRGFCVTIYSDNGTNFVGANNELRELQNLLQSDDHKVKIQSFLADRRIEWHFIPPNSPHFGGLWEAAVKSFKRHLRRVAAGNIFKGSNNISGAAGIENT; this comes from the exons ATGGTCTTACAGCGAGACTTCTACGTCGACGATGTTCTCACAGGAGCCGATACAAAGAACGAGGCACAATCACTGAGAACGGAGCTCATAGAATTGCTTAAATTAGCCGGCTTAAACATCCGAAAATGGGCAGCGAACGACCGGGAACTGCTACGAGGACTTTCCGAGCAGGACATAAACGATAAGCTGCTACTAGGCGAATCGCAAACTTTCAAAACTCTGGGTGTTGTTTGGAATTCCTTTGACGATTCGATCCTATATTCCGTCAAAATCAATCCTACCGCCTCTCGAATTACGAAGAGAACAATCAGCTCCGAAATTGCCAAGATCTACGACCCTCTTGGATTACTGGCACCAGTGATCGTTCGCGCTAAGATGTTGCTCCAACGACTTTGGACTTTAAAACTTGACTGGGACGAATCTCTTCCGGCTGACGTACACACAGAATGGAGCAAATATTATTCACAGCTACCTTTGCTAAATAACGTGAAGTTTCCACGTAAAACTATAATCAAGACTGCAGCGGAAATTGAATTACACGGATTCTGCGACGCCAGCGAAAGGGCGTATGGGGCATGCGTCTACCTTCGCACCATCACTCCGGATGGTCATGTTTGGACACGACTCCTCACTGCAAGGTCAAAGGTGGCTCCACTCAAATCACAAACCATTCCAAGGCTGGAACTGAGTGGAGCACTTCTTCTCGCATCATTGGCCACTACAGTCCTTCAAGCGTTACCAAGCAACATTTCTCGGACCGTTTACTGGACTGATTCTACAATCGTTTTACACTGGATTAATACATCACCCCATACGCTGAAAACCTTCGTCGCCAATCGTGTGACAGAGATTCAACAAAAGACTCACACCTCAGATTGGCGCCACATTCCCACTACCGATAACCCTGCAGATCTCATATCTCGAGGCCAATCACCCCAAGACTTCCTGCGATCTACCATTTGGCAACATGGACCAGAATGGCTCCAACAACCTGAAAAATACTGGCCGTCGTGGAACCCA TCTACTGGAGAGATATTCTTCTTGGCCCAAGCTGATAAGAATTGCCGCTCGTTGCCTCCGATGGAGGCAAAAACAGGATCGGGGGGACCTCTAACCACACATGATTTAACCAATGCGCATAACAAATTGGTCAAATTGTTACAACTCTGTTATTTTCCAGATGAAATACGTACTCTCCGCACAGATCGAAATTCTGCAGTGAAGGGGAAGCTGCAACGACTCAATCCATTTCTGGACAAGGACGAGATATTGCGAGTCGGAGGCCGACTCAGTCATTCACCAATGCCCTTCACTCAGAAACACCCAATCATTCTACCCAAATCCTCAGTTACAGCACTCATAATCGAGCATGAACACCTCCTAAATCTCCACTCCGGAACTCAAGCTACCTTATATGCCTTGAGGAGATCTTACTGGCCTATCGACGGCCGTAGTCAAGTTTGGAGCACGCTGAAGAAGTGCGTACGTTGCTGCCGAGCAAATCCACCTCCAGTAGAGTACGTAATGGGCGACCTTCCAGCTGCACGGATAACGGAATCTCGTCCATTTACCAACGTCGGAATCGATTATTGCGGACCGTTCTACATCAAGGAACGAAAGGATCGCAACCGACgaaaaatcaaggtatatgTAGCAATCTTCGTATGCCTTGCAGTTAAAGCAGTCCACCTCGAGCTGGTCACCGATCTCACTAGCGAGGCCTTCATTGCTGCTCTGCGAAGATTCATCGCTCGCCGAGGATTCTGTGTTACAATTTATTCTGACAACGGCACCAACTTCGTTGGCGCCAACAATGAATTACGAGAGCTCCAAAACCTCCTGCAGTCCGACGATCATAAGGTAAAGATTCAGTCCTTTTTAGccgatcgacgaatcgaatgGCACTTCATTCCTCCCAACTCACCTCACTTCGGCGGGCTGTGGGAGGCTGCGGTGAAGTCCTTCAAACGACATCTAAGACGTGTCGCAG CTGGCAACATATTCAAAGGGTCAAACAACATTTCTGGCGCCGCTGGCATCGAGAATACCTGA